The following coding sequences lie in one Rutidosis leptorrhynchoides isolate AG116_Rl617_1_P2 chromosome 6, CSIRO_AGI_Rlap_v1, whole genome shotgun sequence genomic window:
- the LOC139856184 gene encoding flowering time control protein FCA isoform X3: MDRHRGDRYGNNPNDSHQYRHPRGGGGGAGGPPPSRSSDDIPINRHREGFSGNRRPFDGSAPRYSLNSGDGGGGGGFRSMDGDGGFRPVGYRGARNYNNTPSEFEVPLSGQKRFNPDYEVPMAGQKRQFPFSGAQRGVSPPERFGGAGFEKRNFDIDNNNPSYDIRPVDGGNFDKKQSDGGSFAKLFVGSVPKTATKDDIRPPFEEHGNVLEVALIQDKRSGQQQGNTVFASAGCCFIKYATAAEADRAIRALHNQYTLPGGMGPIQVRYADGERERLVEFKLFVGSIHKHAIEKDVEEIFMPYGRIEDVYLMRDEMKQSRGCGFVKFANRDDAMAAINALNGIYTMRGCEQPLIVRFADPKRPRPGETRGAPAFGGPGHNPRLQSPSIRPPNLGDAMHPPISTNAWHPPTQHGMAPSSDVGMHGFGSQVAPRSGDGKPSSTPSFNPPGGLNSPPLKKPNHSPQRFPSSMQPHTYTQPAPSGIVRPPGPGQLQLPNSASQPSFSQGFPLQPMLYNGMLPLQPTQAQPEAQAQSGVSSTPSLSNNLPHPAMMNQYQVPGQQQMLPHVHQSASPTAQMLSQQKENLQASYQSTQQTFSQLHQQMQLMQPSNPNLTPQQNLQGARVQQSSWAGSVPQTSTLSGGPTVKPVTDSLPAASVTPVIPPAGGPSKCNWTEHTSPDGYKYYYNSTTGESKWEKPEELATFELQQKTTQEQPQQKQPPQAAASIQQPHGQPNSQSLPNQQTQIPQLQFQSHLQPQMQGQGRHPQQLQHATQPSPYQAMGIYGHQNMQGYGYGQLPVAGGSGPMNDPASFQQGMQGAQDWMWKNKSGSS, encoded by the exons ATGGACAGACATAGAGGAGATCGATACGGCAACAATCCTAACGATTCTCATCAATACAGACACCCTAGAGGAGGCGGTGGCGGAGCCGGTGGTCCACCACCGTCACGATCTTCCGATGATATTCCGATTAATCGTCACCGTGAAGGTTTCTCTGGAAATCGACGTCCTTTCGACGGCAGTGCACCTCGTTATTCTCTTAATAGCGGCGACGGGGGTGGTGGAGGAGGTTTCCGGTCGATGGACGGCGACGGTGGTTTCCGGCCGGTAGGTTATCGTGGTGCCAGGAATTATAATAATACTCCTTCAGAGTTTGAGGTACCACTTTCAGGTCAAAAAAGGTTTAATCCTGATTATGAGGTGCCTATGGCAGGGCAAAAACGTCAATTCCCCTTTTCCGGAGCTCAAAGAGGAGTGTCTCCTCCAG agCGGTTTGGTGGTGCCGGTTTTGAGAAAAGGAACtttgatatagataataataacCCTAGTTACGATATAAGACCCGTTGATGGAGGAAATTTTGATAAAAAGCAATCTGATGGAGGCAGTTTCGCGAAGCTTTTTGTTGGTTCTGTTCCGAAGACAGCCACGAAAGACGAT ATTCGGCCTCCGTTTGAAGAACATGGTAATGTCCTTGAGGTTGCGTTGATCCAAGACAAGAGATCAGGGCAGCAACAAG GAAATACGGTGTTCGCTTCTGCAGGATGTTGTTTTATTAAATATGCCACAGCAGCAGAAGCTGATAGGGCAATACGTGCCTTACATAATCAGTACACTTTACCAGGG GGAATGGGTCCCATCCAGGTCCGTTATGCCGATGGGGAGCGTGAACGTTTAG TGGAATTCAAGTTGTTTGTTGGATCGATACATAAACATGCAATTGAAAAAGATGTTGAAGAA ATTTTCATGCCTTATGGTCGAATTGAAGATGTCTATCTTATGCGGGATGAAATGAAGCAAAGCCGTG GATGTGGATTTGTTAAATTTGCAAATAGAGACGATGCAATGGCTGCTATAAATGCTCTTAATGGAATATACACAATGAGA GGTTGTGAACAGCCATTAATTGTTCGATTTGCTGACCCTAAGAGACCCAGGCCAGGAGAAACTAG GGGAGCTCCTGCATTTGGTGGTCCCGGGCATAATCCTCGGCTACAGTCCCCCAGCATTAG ACCACCAAATCTTGGTGACGCAATGCATCCTCCCATTTCTACAAATGCATGGCATCCTCCAACTCAGCATGGTATGGCACCATCATCTGATGTTGGCATGCATGGTTTTGGCAGTCAAGTGGCTCCTAGATCTGGGGATGGGAAACCATCTTCCACTCCA AGCTTTAACCCACCCGGTGGCCTGAACTCACCACCTTTAAAGAAGCCAAACCATTCACCACAGCGCTTCCCTTCATCTATGCAGCCACATACGTACACTCAACCCGCACCGTCTGGTATTGTTAGACCTCCTGGCCCTGGTCAGCTACAACTACCCAACTCTGCTAGTCAACCTTCCTTCAGTCAAGGGTTCCCGTTGCAGCCCATGCTTTACAATGGGATGTTACCACTCCAGCCGACACAAGCCCAACCCGAAGCCCAGGCCCAATCCGGTGTCTCATCAACACCATCTCTTTCTAATAATCTACCTCACCCTGCTATGATGAATCAATATCAGGTCCCTGGTCAGCAACAAATGCTTCCGCATGTGCATCAATCTGCATCTCCAACGGCTCAGATGTTGTCTCAGCAAAAAGAAAATCTACAGGCAAGCTATCAATCAACACAGCAGACGTTCTCCCAGCTCCACCAGCAAATGCAGCTTATGCAACCTTCCAATCCCAATTTGACACCTCAGCAGAATCTTCAAGGTGCTAGAGTCCAG CAGTCTTCATGGGCAGGTAGTGTTCCACAAACATCAACACTTTCTGGTGGTCCAACTGTAAAGCCCGTCACAGATTCACTTCCTGCCGCTTCGGTTACTCCAGTTATACCGCCAGCTGGCGGTCCTTCGAAATGTAATTGGACGGAGCATACCTCTCCTGATGGATATAAGTACTATTACAACAGCACCACTGGTGAAAGCAAA TGGGAGAAACCAGAGGAGTTGGCTACGTTTGAATTACAACAGAAGACGACTCAAGAACAACCGCAACAAAAGCAACCACCACAGGCGGCTGCTTCAATACAACAGCCCCATGGTCAACCAAACAGTCAAAGTCTACCGAATCAGCAGACTCAGATTCCCCAACTTCAGTTTCAAAGTCATCTTCAACCACAGATGCAAGGACAGGGGCGGCACCCTCAACAGTTGCAACATGCCACTCAGCCATCACCG TATCAAGCTATGGGGATTTATGGTCATCAAAATATGCAG GGCTATGGCTATGGACAATTGCCGGTGGCTGGTGGAAGTGGACCCATGAACGACCCTGCGTCTTTTCAGCAG GGTATGCAGGGAGCTCAAGATTGGATGTGGAAGAATAAATCAGGATCTTCATAA
- the LOC139856184 gene encoding flowering time control protein FCA isoform X2, translated as MDRHRGDRYGNNPNDSHQYRHPRGGGGGAGGPPPSRSSDDIPINRHREGFSGNRRPFDGSAPRYSLNSGDGGGGGGFRSMDGDGGFRPVGYRGARNYNNTPSEFEVPLSGQKRFNPDYEVPMAGQKRQFPFSGAQRGVSPPERFGGAGFEKRNFDIDNNNPSYDIRPVDGGNFDKKQSDGGSFAKLFVGSVPKTATKDDIRPPFEEHGNVLEVALIQDKRSGQQQGNTVFASAGCCFIKYATAAEADRAIRALHNQYTLPGGMGPIQVRYADGERERLGAVEFKLFVGSIHKHAIEKDVEEIFMPYGRIEDVYLMRDEMKQSRGCGFVKFANRDDAMAAINALNGIYTMRGCEQPLIVRFADPKRPRPGETRGAPAFGGPGHNPRLQSPSIRPPNLGDAMHPPISTNAWHPPTQHGMAPSSDVGMHGFGSQVAPRSGDGKPSSTPSFNPPGGLNSPPLKKPNHSPQRFPSSMQPHTYTQPAPSGIVRPPGPGQLQLPNSASQPSFSQGFPLQPMLYNGMLPLQPTQAQPEAQAQSGVSSTPSLSNNLPHPAMMNQYQVPGQQQMLPHVHQSASPTAQMLSQQKENLQASYQSTQQTFSQLHQQMQLMQPSNPNLTPQQNLQGARVQSSWAGSVPQTSTLSGGPTVKPVTDSLPAASVTPVIPPAGGPSKCNWTEHTSPDGYKYYYNSTTGESKWEKPEELATFELQQKTTQEQPQQKQPPQAAASIQQPHGQPNSQSLPNQQTQIPQLQFQSHLQPQMQGQGRHPQQLQHATQPSPYQAMGIYGHQNMQGYGYGQLPVAGGSGPMNDPASFQQGMQGAQDWMWKNKSGSS; from the exons ATGGACAGACATAGAGGAGATCGATACGGCAACAATCCTAACGATTCTCATCAATACAGACACCCTAGAGGAGGCGGTGGCGGAGCCGGTGGTCCACCACCGTCACGATCTTCCGATGATATTCCGATTAATCGTCACCGTGAAGGTTTCTCTGGAAATCGACGTCCTTTCGACGGCAGTGCACCTCGTTATTCTCTTAATAGCGGCGACGGGGGTGGTGGAGGAGGTTTCCGGTCGATGGACGGCGACGGTGGTTTCCGGCCGGTAGGTTATCGTGGTGCCAGGAATTATAATAATACTCCTTCAGAGTTTGAGGTACCACTTTCAGGTCAAAAAAGGTTTAATCCTGATTATGAGGTGCCTATGGCAGGGCAAAAACGTCAATTCCCCTTTTCCGGAGCTCAAAGAGGAGTGTCTCCTCCAG agCGGTTTGGTGGTGCCGGTTTTGAGAAAAGGAACtttgatatagataataataacCCTAGTTACGATATAAGACCCGTTGATGGAGGAAATTTTGATAAAAAGCAATCTGATGGAGGCAGTTTCGCGAAGCTTTTTGTTGGTTCTGTTCCGAAGACAGCCACGAAAGACGAT ATTCGGCCTCCGTTTGAAGAACATGGTAATGTCCTTGAGGTTGCGTTGATCCAAGACAAGAGATCAGGGCAGCAACAAG GAAATACGGTGTTCGCTTCTGCAGGATGTTGTTTTATTAAATATGCCACAGCAGCAGAAGCTGATAGGGCAATACGTGCCTTACATAATCAGTACACTTTACCAGGG GGAATGGGTCCCATCCAGGTCCGTTATGCCGATGGGGAGCGTGAACGTTTAG GTGCAGTGGAATTCAAGTTGTTTGTTGGATCGATACATAAACATGCAATTGAAAAAGATGTTGAAGAA ATTTTCATGCCTTATGGTCGAATTGAAGATGTCTATCTTATGCGGGATGAAATGAAGCAAAGCCGTG GATGTGGATTTGTTAAATTTGCAAATAGAGACGATGCAATGGCTGCTATAAATGCTCTTAATGGAATATACACAATGAGA GGTTGTGAACAGCCATTAATTGTTCGATTTGCTGACCCTAAGAGACCCAGGCCAGGAGAAACTAG GGGAGCTCCTGCATTTGGTGGTCCCGGGCATAATCCTCGGCTACAGTCCCCCAGCATTAG ACCACCAAATCTTGGTGACGCAATGCATCCTCCCATTTCTACAAATGCATGGCATCCTCCAACTCAGCATGGTATGGCACCATCATCTGATGTTGGCATGCATGGTTTTGGCAGTCAAGTGGCTCCTAGATCTGGGGATGGGAAACCATCTTCCACTCCA AGCTTTAACCCACCCGGTGGCCTGAACTCACCACCTTTAAAGAAGCCAAACCATTCACCACAGCGCTTCCCTTCATCTATGCAGCCACATACGTACACTCAACCCGCACCGTCTGGTATTGTTAGACCTCCTGGCCCTGGTCAGCTACAACTACCCAACTCTGCTAGTCAACCTTCCTTCAGTCAAGGGTTCCCGTTGCAGCCCATGCTTTACAATGGGATGTTACCACTCCAGCCGACACAAGCCCAACCCGAAGCCCAGGCCCAATCCGGTGTCTCATCAACACCATCTCTTTCTAATAATCTACCTCACCCTGCTATGATGAATCAATATCAGGTCCCTGGTCAGCAACAAATGCTTCCGCATGTGCATCAATCTGCATCTCCAACGGCTCAGATGTTGTCTCAGCAAAAAGAAAATCTACAGGCAAGCTATCAATCAACACAGCAGACGTTCTCCCAGCTCCACCAGCAAATGCAGCTTATGCAACCTTCCAATCCCAATTTGACACCTCAGCAGAATCTTCAAGGTGCTAGAGTCCAG TCTTCATGGGCAGGTAGTGTTCCACAAACATCAACACTTTCTGGTGGTCCAACTGTAAAGCCCGTCACAGATTCACTTCCTGCCGCTTCGGTTACTCCAGTTATACCGCCAGCTGGCGGTCCTTCGAAATGTAATTGGACGGAGCATACCTCTCCTGATGGATATAAGTACTATTACAACAGCACCACTGGTGAAAGCAAA TGGGAGAAACCAGAGGAGTTGGCTACGTTTGAATTACAACAGAAGACGACTCAAGAACAACCGCAACAAAAGCAACCACCACAGGCGGCTGCTTCAATACAACAGCCCCATGGTCAACCAAACAGTCAAAGTCTACCGAATCAGCAGACTCAGATTCCCCAACTTCAGTTTCAAAGTCATCTTCAACCACAGATGCAAGGACAGGGGCGGCACCCTCAACAGTTGCAACATGCCACTCAGCCATCACCG TATCAAGCTATGGGGATTTATGGTCATCAAAATATGCAG GGCTATGGCTATGGACAATTGCCGGTGGCTGGTGGAAGTGGACCCATGAACGACCCTGCGTCTTTTCAGCAG GGTATGCAGGGAGCTCAAGATTGGATGTGGAAGAATAAATCAGGATCTTCATAA
- the LOC139856184 gene encoding flowering time control protein FCA isoform X1, translating to MDRHRGDRYGNNPNDSHQYRHPRGGGGGAGGPPPSRSSDDIPINRHREGFSGNRRPFDGSAPRYSLNSGDGGGGGGFRSMDGDGGFRPVGYRGARNYNNTPSEFEVPLSGQKRFNPDYEVPMAGQKRQFPFSGAQRGVSPPERFGGAGFEKRNFDIDNNNPSYDIRPVDGGNFDKKQSDGGSFAKLFVGSVPKTATKDDIRPPFEEHGNVLEVALIQDKRSGQQQGNTVFASAGCCFIKYATAAEADRAIRALHNQYTLPGGMGPIQVRYADGERERLGAVEFKLFVGSIHKHAIEKDVEEIFMPYGRIEDVYLMRDEMKQSRGCGFVKFANRDDAMAAINALNGIYTMRGCEQPLIVRFADPKRPRPGETRGAPAFGGPGHNPRLQSPSIRPPNLGDAMHPPISTNAWHPPTQHGMAPSSDVGMHGFGSQVAPRSGDGKPSSTPSFNPPGGLNSPPLKKPNHSPQRFPSSMQPHTYTQPAPSGIVRPPGPGQLQLPNSASQPSFSQGFPLQPMLYNGMLPLQPTQAQPEAQAQSGVSSTPSLSNNLPHPAMMNQYQVPGQQQMLPHVHQSASPTAQMLSQQKENLQASYQSTQQTFSQLHQQMQLMQPSNPNLTPQQNLQGARVQQSSWAGSVPQTSTLSGGPTVKPVTDSLPAASVTPVIPPAGGPSKCNWTEHTSPDGYKYYYNSTTGESKWEKPEELATFELQQKTTQEQPQQKQPPQAAASIQQPHGQPNSQSLPNQQTQIPQLQFQSHLQPQMQGQGRHPQQLQHATQPSPYQAMGIYGHQNMQGYGYGQLPVAGGSGPMNDPASFQQGMQGAQDWMWKNKSGSS from the exons ATGGACAGACATAGAGGAGATCGATACGGCAACAATCCTAACGATTCTCATCAATACAGACACCCTAGAGGAGGCGGTGGCGGAGCCGGTGGTCCACCACCGTCACGATCTTCCGATGATATTCCGATTAATCGTCACCGTGAAGGTTTCTCTGGAAATCGACGTCCTTTCGACGGCAGTGCACCTCGTTATTCTCTTAATAGCGGCGACGGGGGTGGTGGAGGAGGTTTCCGGTCGATGGACGGCGACGGTGGTTTCCGGCCGGTAGGTTATCGTGGTGCCAGGAATTATAATAATACTCCTTCAGAGTTTGAGGTACCACTTTCAGGTCAAAAAAGGTTTAATCCTGATTATGAGGTGCCTATGGCAGGGCAAAAACGTCAATTCCCCTTTTCCGGAGCTCAAAGAGGAGTGTCTCCTCCAG agCGGTTTGGTGGTGCCGGTTTTGAGAAAAGGAACtttgatatagataataataacCCTAGTTACGATATAAGACCCGTTGATGGAGGAAATTTTGATAAAAAGCAATCTGATGGAGGCAGTTTCGCGAAGCTTTTTGTTGGTTCTGTTCCGAAGACAGCCACGAAAGACGAT ATTCGGCCTCCGTTTGAAGAACATGGTAATGTCCTTGAGGTTGCGTTGATCCAAGACAAGAGATCAGGGCAGCAACAAG GAAATACGGTGTTCGCTTCTGCAGGATGTTGTTTTATTAAATATGCCACAGCAGCAGAAGCTGATAGGGCAATACGTGCCTTACATAATCAGTACACTTTACCAGGG GGAATGGGTCCCATCCAGGTCCGTTATGCCGATGGGGAGCGTGAACGTTTAG GTGCAGTGGAATTCAAGTTGTTTGTTGGATCGATACATAAACATGCAATTGAAAAAGATGTTGAAGAA ATTTTCATGCCTTATGGTCGAATTGAAGATGTCTATCTTATGCGGGATGAAATGAAGCAAAGCCGTG GATGTGGATTTGTTAAATTTGCAAATAGAGACGATGCAATGGCTGCTATAAATGCTCTTAATGGAATATACACAATGAGA GGTTGTGAACAGCCATTAATTGTTCGATTTGCTGACCCTAAGAGACCCAGGCCAGGAGAAACTAG GGGAGCTCCTGCATTTGGTGGTCCCGGGCATAATCCTCGGCTACAGTCCCCCAGCATTAG ACCACCAAATCTTGGTGACGCAATGCATCCTCCCATTTCTACAAATGCATGGCATCCTCCAACTCAGCATGGTATGGCACCATCATCTGATGTTGGCATGCATGGTTTTGGCAGTCAAGTGGCTCCTAGATCTGGGGATGGGAAACCATCTTCCACTCCA AGCTTTAACCCACCCGGTGGCCTGAACTCACCACCTTTAAAGAAGCCAAACCATTCACCACAGCGCTTCCCTTCATCTATGCAGCCACATACGTACACTCAACCCGCACCGTCTGGTATTGTTAGACCTCCTGGCCCTGGTCAGCTACAACTACCCAACTCTGCTAGTCAACCTTCCTTCAGTCAAGGGTTCCCGTTGCAGCCCATGCTTTACAATGGGATGTTACCACTCCAGCCGACACAAGCCCAACCCGAAGCCCAGGCCCAATCCGGTGTCTCATCAACACCATCTCTTTCTAATAATCTACCTCACCCTGCTATGATGAATCAATATCAGGTCCCTGGTCAGCAACAAATGCTTCCGCATGTGCATCAATCTGCATCTCCAACGGCTCAGATGTTGTCTCAGCAAAAAGAAAATCTACAGGCAAGCTATCAATCAACACAGCAGACGTTCTCCCAGCTCCACCAGCAAATGCAGCTTATGCAACCTTCCAATCCCAATTTGACACCTCAGCAGAATCTTCAAGGTGCTAGAGTCCAG CAGTCTTCATGGGCAGGTAGTGTTCCACAAACATCAACACTTTCTGGTGGTCCAACTGTAAAGCCCGTCACAGATTCACTTCCTGCCGCTTCGGTTACTCCAGTTATACCGCCAGCTGGCGGTCCTTCGAAATGTAATTGGACGGAGCATACCTCTCCTGATGGATATAAGTACTATTACAACAGCACCACTGGTGAAAGCAAA TGGGAGAAACCAGAGGAGTTGGCTACGTTTGAATTACAACAGAAGACGACTCAAGAACAACCGCAACAAAAGCAACCACCACAGGCGGCTGCTTCAATACAACAGCCCCATGGTCAACCAAACAGTCAAAGTCTACCGAATCAGCAGACTCAGATTCCCCAACTTCAGTTTCAAAGTCATCTTCAACCACAGATGCAAGGACAGGGGCGGCACCCTCAACAGTTGCAACATGCCACTCAGCCATCACCG TATCAAGCTATGGGGATTTATGGTCATCAAAATATGCAG GGCTATGGCTATGGACAATTGCCGGTGGCTGGTGGAAGTGGACCCATGAACGACCCTGCGTCTTTTCAGCAG GGTATGCAGGGAGCTCAAGATTGGATGTGGAAGAATAAATCAGGATCTTCATAA